In the genome of Haloferax mediterranei ATCC 33500, one region contains:
- a CDS encoding S8 family peptidase translates to MMQNGKAVAGVSRRALLKTIGAGIAGTGFIGTGSAQETADNSRHIVGTKSRYGVDVAGQRADAVEKKIDFGERGDAVIGDFSDEALAELESRSDVRYVESDITVEVLGQSMPWGCVKVKADTTVQSGQTGKGAHVAVLDTGIDCEHPDLKPILGEGYAVVDSERDDEPWNDDHTHGTHCAGTVAAVNNDQGVVGVAPEVTLHAVKALNGDGSGSGSDIAEGIRWAADQGYDVISMSIGATSSSSVIEDAVQYAYDKGVLLVGAAGNEGPCNDCVHYPGAYDEVIAVSSTNPDDDLSEFSSTGPEVNIAAPGSDITSTIIGGGYRAFSGTSMATPHVSGVGAVLMANGASNTEARERLTSTASDIGLDSDEGGAGLLDAKAAVLGDSDGGDGGSNEFEIVTTNASDVSQTSATLGGNLTGLGDHSSATVGVEYWADDHGPESATAVEAGSQSSAGTYTAVVEELEEDTQYQFRAYAEAGSDTVTGTPVSFSTGDEDSANGPVVETHSPEDIEEDEAELYGEVVSLGDASEVRPGFICWKKGDRHDTEQAVEDMDTDEPEEFDEDVEDLEPGETYVAVATATTPDGHRVEGHPVTFTTRHED, encoded by the coding sequence ATGATGCAAAACGGAAAGGCTGTGGCTGGAGTCTCTCGGCGGGCACTCCTGAAAACGATTGGGGCGGGTATCGCAGGTACGGGGTTCATTGGGACTGGGTCTGCCCAAGAAACGGCGGACAATTCCCGGCACATTGTCGGCACGAAATCACGGTACGGGGTCGACGTCGCGGGCCAGCGGGCCGACGCCGTCGAGAAAAAGATCGACTTCGGTGAGCGCGGAGACGCAGTCATCGGTGATTTCAGTGACGAGGCACTGGCTGAACTCGAAAGTCGAAGCGATGTTCGCTACGTCGAGTCGGACATCACGGTCGAGGTACTCGGTCAGTCGATGCCCTGGGGCTGTGTGAAGGTCAAGGCAGACACGACCGTTCAGTCCGGGCAGACGGGCAAGGGCGCGCACGTGGCAGTTCTAGACACTGGAATCGACTGTGAGCACCCCGACCTCAAGCCGATTCTCGGCGAGGGATACGCAGTTGTCGACTCAGAGCGGGACGACGAACCGTGGAACGACGACCATACCCACGGCACCCACTGTGCAGGTACCGTCGCTGCTGTCAACAACGACCAGGGCGTCGTCGGTGTTGCGCCGGAGGTCACCCTCCACGCGGTCAAAGCGCTGAACGGAGACGGCAGCGGGTCCGGGAGCGACATTGCAGAGGGAATCCGGTGGGCCGCTGACCAGGGTTACGACGTTATCAGCATGAGTATCGGTGCAACGTCTAGTTCATCTGTGATTGAGGATGCGGTCCAATACGCCTACGACAAGGGTGTGCTTCTCGTCGGGGCTGCCGGCAACGAAGGGCCGTGCAACGACTGCGTCCACTACCCAGGGGCCTACGACGAAGTGATAGCCGTGAGTTCGACCAACCCCGACGACGACCTCTCGGAGTTCTCCTCGACCGGGCCGGAGGTCAATATTGCCGCACCGGGGTCCGACATCACGTCGACAATCATCGGTGGGGGGTACAGAGCCTTTTCCGGAACGTCGATGGCAACGCCCCACGTCTCAGGCGTTGGCGCAGTGTTGATGGCTAACGGTGCCTCGAACACGGAAGCGCGCGAGCGACTCACGTCGACCGCCTCGGACATCGGGCTTGACTCGGACGAAGGGGGTGCTGGGCTGCTCGACGCGAAAGCCGCTGTACTCGGCGATAGCGATGGCGGCGATGGTGGTAGCAACGAATTCGAAATCGTGACGACGAACGCGTCAGATGTCAGCCAGACCAGCGCAACGCTCGGCGGTAACCTCACAGGACTCGGCGACCACTCGTCGGCGACGGTTGGCGTCGAGTACTGGGCCGATGATCACGGACCCGAGTCGGCAACCGCCGTCGAGGCCGGGAGCCAGTCGTCGGCAGGCACGTACACTGCAGTGGTCGAAGAACTAGAGGAGGACACCCAGTACCAGTTCCGCGCGTACGCGGAGGCTGGTAGTGACACCGTCACCGGAACGCCCGTTTCCTTCTCCACTGGTGACGAAGACTCGGCAAACGGTCCCGTCGTCGAGACGCACTCACCCGAAGACATCGAAGAAGACGAAGCAGAACTCTACGGTGAAGTCGTCTCGCTGGGTGACGCCAGCGAGGTCCGGCCCGGCTTTATCTGCTGGAAGAAGGGGGACCGGCACGATACGGAACAGGCCGTCGAAGACATGGACACAGACGAGCCAGAGGAGTTCGACGAGGACGTGGAAGATCTCGAACCCGGAGAGACATACGTCGCTGTCGCGACGGCGACGACGCCCGACGGTCATCGGGTTGAGGGTCACCCCGTCACGTTCACGACGCGTCACGAGGACTGA
- a CDS encoding TRAM domain-containing protein, translating into MTGISDSLRLLFETSIERDEDRYVVSIPKELVESGSISTDELYRVALLTSQGTTESEPAPEPAVSRPETSEPTPESVQSGVRSATRDPRGSESRQPPVAEGDVRSVTIDTLGDQGDGIAKVERGFVIIVPGTKPGDRVNVKITDVKQTVAFAEPTDEVIAD; encoded by the coding sequence GTGACTGGTATTTCAGATTCTCTCCGGCTCCTTTTCGAGACATCGATAGAACGAGATGAGGACCGATACGTCGTTTCGATTCCGAAGGAACTCGTCGAAAGCGGGTCAATATCCACTGATGAACTGTATCGAGTTGCGCTGCTGACGAGTCAGGGAACGACCGAGTCAGAGCCCGCTCCGGAACCCGCCGTTTCGAGACCGGAAACGTCCGAGCCGACTCCAGAGTCGGTTCAATCCGGCGTCCGGTCCGCAACGCGTGACCCCCGTGGTTCTGAGTCGCGTCAGCCCCCGGTTGCAGAAGGTGACGTTCGGTCGGTCACGATCGATACGCTTGGCGACCAGGGCGACGGTATTGCGAAGGTCGAACGCGGGTTCGTCATCATCGTGCCCGGCACGAAGCCCGGCGACCGCGTTAACGTCAAAATCACCGACGTGAAACAGACAGTCGCATTCGCCGAACCGACTGACGAAGTAATAGCCGACTAA
- a CDS encoding acyl CoA:acetate/3-ketoacid CoA transferase, protein MVLIEDVDDAVSRVDEGDTLAVAGFVAVGIPEYLLSGLGDRYVETGTPGNLTLYHPAAEGDRDGNGVSHLAQDGMLKRVIGSHWGFVPELMERIVDGDVEAYNFPFGVMDHLLRDTGAGKPGTISTVGLETFVDPRNEGGKANDETTEDLVHAVELGGDECLFYESIPVDVTFIRATTADENGNLSMEREALTSNVLATAQAAHNSGGTVIAQVERVTQSGTLHPKDVAVPSVLVDSVVVAPEDQHKQTYAEAYNPAYAGDVRPPLTEETGDTGDDAPISARTVIARRAAMELVPDSVINIGVGVPELVPVVAEAGSVADEITQTVESGPVGGSPTGGISFGTATNHDALVSSTQQFDFYDGGGLDVGFLGMAQVDGDGNINVSRFGSQLPGCGGFINITQNAEKVVFCGTLTTGGLETTVDGGELRIDREGDKQKFCESVEQVTFSGDYAARVGQPVVYVTERAVFGLDADGLVLTEVAPGVDLDADVLDQLAFEPAVAETLELMDEQLFVDEPMDLTEYVR, encoded by the coding sequence ATGGTTCTCATCGAAGATGTTGACGACGCCGTTTCACGTGTCGATGAAGGCGACACGCTCGCAGTCGCCGGGTTCGTCGCGGTTGGGATTCCCGAATACTTGCTCAGCGGACTCGGAGACCGGTACGTGGAAACCGGTACCCCCGGCAATCTAACGCTCTACCATCCCGCCGCAGAGGGCGACCGAGACGGTAACGGGGTGTCGCATCTCGCCCAAGATGGAATGTTGAAGCGCGTCATCGGAAGCCACTGGGGATTCGTCCCGGAACTGATGGAGCGAATCGTCGACGGCGACGTCGAGGCGTACAACTTCCCATTCGGCGTCATGGACCACCTGTTGCGAGATACGGGCGCAGGCAAACCGGGGACCATCTCGACGGTCGGTCTCGAAACGTTCGTCGACCCGCGGAACGAGGGCGGAAAGGCGAACGACGAGACGACCGAAGACCTCGTCCACGCCGTCGAACTCGGCGGCGACGAATGTCTCTTCTACGAATCAATTCCCGTCGACGTGACCTTCATCCGGGCGACGACCGCGGACGAAAACGGGAACCTCTCGATGGAGCGGGAAGCGCTCACCTCGAACGTGTTGGCGACCGCGCAGGCGGCGCACAACTCCGGCGGGACGGTCATCGCACAGGTCGAGCGCGTGACGCAATCGGGGACGCTTCACCCGAAAGACGTTGCCGTTCCGAGCGTCCTCGTCGACAGCGTCGTCGTCGCACCCGAGGACCAGCACAAACAAACCTACGCAGAGGCCTACAATCCCGCGTATGCTGGCGATGTTCGCCCGCCTCTGACCGAGGAGACGGGCGATACGGGCGACGACGCGCCGATATCGGCGCGAACGGTCATCGCTCGTCGCGCCGCGATGGAACTCGTCCCCGACTCGGTCATCAACATCGGCGTCGGTGTTCCCGAACTCGTTCCGGTCGTCGCCGAAGCGGGTAGCGTCGCGGACGAGATTACCCAGACCGTCGAGTCCGGGCCGGTCGGCGGGTCGCCGACGGGCGGAATCAGTTTCGGAACGGCGACGAACCACGACGCACTCGTCTCGTCCACCCAACAGTTCGACTTCTACGACGGCGGCGGCCTCGACGTTGGCTTCCTCGGGATGGCGCAGGTCGACGGCGACGGCAATATCAACGTCAGTCGATTCGGGTCGCAACTACCCGGCTGCGGCGGCTTTATCAACATCACGCAGAACGCCGAGAAAGTGGTCTTCTGTGGGACGCTCACGACCGGCGGGTTGGAGACGACAGTTGACGGTGGCGAACTCCGAATCGACCGCGAGGGAGACAAACAGAAGTTCTGCGAGTCGGTCGAACAGGTCACCTTCAGCGGCGACTACGCCGCCCGCGTCGGACAACCGGTGGTGTACGTGACGGAGCGTGCGGTCTTCGGACTGGACGCTGACGGACTCGTTCTCACCGAAGTCGCACCCGGCGTCGACCTCGACGCTGACGTGCTCGACCAGTTAGCATTCGAGCCAGCGGTTGCCGAGACTCTCGAACTGATGGACGAACAGTTGTTCGTCGACGAACCGATGGACCTGACCGAGTACGTTCGGTAA
- a CDS encoding bacterio-opsin activator domain-containing protein: MQDENTFRILLIDQDPDDARFITHYLKKAQLRGVAETASVTHDETLAEGMKHLSEDTHDLVMVALDLPGSEGLETVHQVASQAPALPIIVLAERRERETAIEATEIGAQDYLFKDSLGLDQLMRSIRYAVERKEHETELARQQDELEIRDRIETLIRDINTSLVDVSNHSEIEQTICERVAAAPSYDFAVVGKFATDTGQFMPVAWAGCEKHELDTAIDATERLYEQKPLATANRTQGVQFAQDLAERSTAVSEGYKTSDDQFRGVVAVPLVFGSTIHGILTLSVNRSHAFDKQELDAFNELGEVIGLWITAAERKEREQILTTLHHTTRQLLHTETKSDVAELVVNTSRVVLNLSHVAIYCIDDTNNILEPIAATPELAGCDIENQSVGPDTNNSVIWDVFVSGDTTVVDNLQAVESTFEMAQCTDAESGLFLPIGDRGVLVTLCSSVESFDTHTRKLVDMLAATAEAAFERIDHEMDLHERDQKLKEQNWKLTRLNWINKIIREIDQVLIQASSREEIEEAVCEKLHESGGFPFAWIGEQDPVTGSINPRAWVTEGSDYLDQVSFGIDESIEPTVQTMKSGTVTVVPNIAESLRSEPWRQKALNSGYQSVISLPLEYQDVRYGVLTVYANQQSAFDELVKDVLKELGCTVAHTINAIQRKRGTMSNEVTEIKLVVHEPDSVLNRIARKADTQVEFEAIIPQSGNKSRVLFNVTTDSIEDILSFADESVSVESITHVRQNGDKHLFEATVTGSIIAEPLINYGAFPQEITADQSAIHIVIELPRFADVREIVELLENNYGETELLSRRDRERSRKTTQEFSTSLEEQLTERQYEVLRTAYESGFFEEPRDTTGQEVANLIGISQSTFNHHLRGAERKLFTSLFGDQ; this comes from the coding sequence ATGCAAGATGAGAATACGTTCCGAATACTTCTGATCGACCAGGACCCAGATGATGCTCGCTTCATCACCCACTACCTCAAAAAGGCCCAGTTGAGAGGTGTCGCAGAAACTGCCAGCGTAACTCACGACGAGACGCTTGCCGAGGGGATGAAGCACCTTTCGGAGGACACACACGACCTGGTGATGGTCGCTCTTGACCTACCCGGGAGTGAGGGTCTAGAGACGGTACACCAAGTCGCTTCCCAAGCACCAGCGTTGCCGATAATCGTGTTAGCAGAGCGTAGGGAACGCGAGACGGCGATTGAGGCCACCGAGATCGGTGCACAAGATTACTTGTTTAAAGATAGTCTCGGTCTCGACCAGCTTATGCGGTCGATTCGATACGCTGTAGAGCGGAAAGAACACGAGACGGAACTCGCTCGGCAACAAGACGAATTAGAGATACGAGACCGAATCGAGACGCTCATCCGAGATATCAACACGTCGCTCGTCGACGTATCGAACCACAGCGAGATCGAACAGACAATCTGTGAACGTGTCGCTGCTGCACCCTCGTACGATTTTGCTGTGGTCGGCAAGTTCGCTACTGACACCGGCCAGTTCATGCCGGTAGCGTGGGCAGGGTGCGAGAAACACGAACTCGATACAGCGATAGATGCCACTGAGAGACTGTACGAGCAGAAACCCCTCGCGACAGCCAACCGAACCCAAGGGGTGCAGTTTGCCCAAGATCTCGCTGAGCGGTCGACGGCCGTATCGGAAGGGTACAAAACGTCCGACGACCAGTTTAGGGGGGTTGTTGCGGTTCCACTGGTCTTCGGTTCGACCATCCACGGTATACTGACGCTCTCTGTCAACCGCTCGCACGCCTTCGACAAGCAAGAACTGGATGCGTTCAACGAACTTGGTGAGGTTATCGGACTGTGGATTACCGCTGCTGAACGGAAAGAGCGTGAACAGATTCTCACGACACTTCACCACACGACCAGACAACTCCTCCACACCGAAACCAAATCTGATGTCGCCGAACTCGTCGTTAACACTTCGAGAGTGGTGCTCAACCTCTCTCACGTTGCAATATACTGTATAGACGATACGAATAATATCTTAGAGCCCATTGCCGCGACGCCGGAGTTAGCCGGGTGCGACATCGAGAATCAGTCTGTGGGTCCAGATACCAATAACTCGGTTATCTGGGACGTCTTTGTGAGCGGAGACACAACCGTCGTGGACAACCTCCAAGCCGTCGAATCAACGTTCGAGATGGCGCAGTGTACGGACGCAGAAAGCGGTCTCTTTCTCCCAATCGGTGACCGAGGCGTACTCGTTACCCTCTGTAGTAGCGTCGAATCGTTCGACACGCATACTCGCAAACTCGTCGATATGTTAGCCGCGACGGCCGAAGCCGCGTTCGAGCGAATCGACCACGAGATGGACCTACACGAGCGAGACCAGAAACTCAAGGAGCAAAACTGGAAGCTCACACGGCTCAATTGGATTAACAAAATCATCCGAGAGATCGACCAAGTGCTCATACAAGCATCGTCACGCGAGGAGATCGAAGAGGCCGTCTGCGAGAAACTACACGAGAGTGGTGGGTTCCCATTCGCCTGGATTGGTGAACAGGACCCGGTTACAGGGTCTATCAACCCACGGGCGTGGGTTACCGAAGGAAGCGACTACCTCGACCAGGTCTCATTCGGCATCGACGAATCCATCGAACCGACAGTCCAGACGATGAAGTCGGGAACGGTGACGGTGGTTCCGAATATTGCCGAAAGTCTCCGGAGTGAACCTTGGCGACAGAAAGCACTCAATAGTGGGTACCAGTCCGTCATCAGTCTCCCCTTGGAGTACCAAGATGTTCGCTATGGGGTGCTGACAGTGTACGCAAATCAGCAGTCGGCGTTCGACGAACTGGTCAAGGACGTTCTCAAAGAGTTAGGTTGCACTGTCGCCCACACTATCAACGCCATCCAGCGGAAGCGGGGGACGATGTCCAACGAAGTCACCGAAATCAAACTGGTGGTCCACGAACCGGATAGCGTCTTGAACCGGATTGCCCGGAAGGCAGATACGCAGGTCGAGTTTGAAGCGATTATCCCGCAATCCGGAAATAAATCACGTGTCCTATTCAACGTGACCACCGACTCGATTGAAGATATTCTCTCGTTCGCGGACGAATCAGTCTCGGTTGAGTCTATCACACATGTCCGGCAGAATGGTGACAAGCACCTGTTCGAGGCCACCGTCACTGGTTCTATCATTGCAGAACCGCTCATCAACTACGGCGCTTTTCCACAGGAGATAACGGCTGACCAGTCGGCAATACACATCGTCATTGAACTTCCGCGGTTCGCAGATGTCCGTGAAATCGTCGAGCTACTGGAGAATAACTACGGCGAGACAGAGTTACTGAGCCGACGGGACCGTGAGCGCTCGAGAAAAACGACCCAGGAGTTCTCCACGTCTCTCGAAGAACAACTGACCGAGCGCCAGTATGAAGTGCTTCGGACAGCATACGAAAGCGGGTTCTTCGAAGAACCACGAGATACTACGGGTCAGGAGGTTGCAAACCTGATTGGCATTTCTCAGTCGACGTTCAACCACCACCTCCGGGGGGCCGAACGCAAACTATTCACTTCGCTGTTCGGGGACCAGTGA
- a CDS encoding transcription initiation factor IIB — MSDSTSTPWRIATNETEAAGDGNTQESTTGNGPKALDKDELVYDERHGEWVDPETGEVVREGEIDRGPEWRAFDSAERDQKSRVGSPTTNLMHDSGLSTNIGWQDRDAYGNSLSTRQRQKMKRLRTWNERYRTRDSKERNLKQALGEVERMGSALGLPDTVRETASVIYRRALQDDLLPGRSIEGVATAAIYAAARQAGVPRSLDEVQHVSRVEKMELTRTYRYISRELNLDIQPADPEQYLPRFVSDLGTTDEVERRARSLLQNGKQDGLHSGKSPVGLAAAAIYAGALLADEEITQEEVSEVTDISEVTIRNRYRELLKARHDRREERRANAAV; from the coding sequence ATGTCGGACTCAACTTCTACCCCGTGGCGGATAGCGACGAACGAAACTGAAGCGGCCGGCGACGGTAACACACAGGAATCTACGACGGGAAACGGCCCGAAAGCTCTCGACAAGGACGAACTCGTATACGACGAACGACACGGCGAGTGGGTCGATCCCGAGACTGGAGAGGTTGTACGAGAAGGCGAGATTGACCGCGGTCCGGAGTGGCGAGCGTTCGATTCCGCAGAGCGCGACCAGAAATCTCGCGTCGGGTCGCCGACGACGAACCTGATGCACGACAGCGGGCTCTCGACGAATATCGGCTGGCAGGACAGAGACGCGTACGGCAACTCCCTTTCGACTCGCCAGCGTCAGAAGATGAAGCGTCTGCGTACGTGGAACGAACGATATCGTACTCGCGACTCAAAAGAGCGGAACCTCAAGCAAGCACTCGGCGAAGTCGAACGAATGGGGTCGGCACTCGGCCTCCCGGATACCGTCCGCGAGACGGCGAGTGTGATATATCGTCGGGCGCTTCAGGATGACCTCCTTCCCGGTCGCTCCATCGAAGGTGTCGCCACGGCCGCAATCTACGCCGCCGCACGGCAAGCTGGGGTTCCGCGGTCGCTCGACGAGGTTCAACACGTCTCCCGCGTTGAGAAAATGGAACTCACGCGAACGTACCGGTATATCTCACGAGAGCTAAACCTCGATATCCAGCCGGCAGACCCGGAACAGTACCTTCCGCGGTTCGTCTCTGACCTCGGCACGACGGACGAAGTCGAACGGCGTGCACGCTCACTGCTCCAGAACGGGAAGCAAGACGGACTCCATAGCGGCAAAAGCCCTGTGGGTCTCGCGGCCGCAGCTATCTACGCTGGCGCGCTGTTAGCCGACGAAGAGATAACTCAGGAAGAAGTGAGCGAAGTAACCGACATCAGCGAAGTGACGATTAGAAACCGCTATCGCGAACTCCTCAAAGCGAGACACGACCGCCGAGAGGAAAGACGCGCAAATGCCGCTGTCTAA
- a CDS encoding DUF7576 family protein, which translates to MTFCTNCGDVIDRSEWYSFAARRDGDGTLQTYAFCSEKCRSEYFDEPIAADN; encoded by the coding sequence ATGACCTTCTGTACGAACTGCGGAGACGTAATCGACAGAAGCGAGTGGTATTCGTTCGCCGCTCGACGTGATGGCGACGGAACCCTCCAGACCTACGCGTTCTGTTCGGAGAAATGCCGGTCCGAGTATTTCGACGAACCGATAGCGGCTGACAACTGA
- a CDS encoding NRAMP family divalent metal transporter codes for MGPSWVAGAIAIGPATMASVITAGATFGYTLLWVVVLSAILGASAQYLSMRLGLLTEAGIATVVEEHLGEKWAWILVVDTVLAAGLAQLVIMKGLADISATVTGIDAKFWGVTWAVILAAGLVGRGYRFIEHAAKLLVSVVVLAFVASLFLVPIDFGVAASGLVPQIPAGVDGALVAAGILGGAVHITLITMHSYTMRAREWTSGDYGLATFDVGISMLVAFGVYSLVIFLVAAAVLHSPEIAAGELSAVAAAQALGPLVGSNAKWLFLLGLWGAAASTLGGNTIVPPYLIADKLGWGTDVSDSRYRALLAAVALLSGLGAFVGGAFFPLLILVLAFGLVGTPFAIAVVLYLLNSDAVPEPNSTAANVGGIALLAVTTVLAANFVRSRALSDLGDPISMFIVVFAALLGLAMLSLGGKFVRESV; via the coding sequence ATGGGGCCCTCGTGGGTTGCGGGGGCGATTGCCATCGGACCGGCGACGATGGCCAGTGTTATCACCGCAGGCGCGACCTTCGGTTACACGCTCCTGTGGGTGGTGGTTCTCTCGGCTATCCTCGGCGCATCCGCACAGTATCTGTCGATGCGTCTCGGTCTCCTCACCGAAGCGGGAATCGCCACCGTTGTCGAAGAACACCTCGGTGAGAAGTGGGCGTGGATACTCGTCGTCGACACCGTGTTGGCCGCGGGACTCGCCCAACTGGTCATTATGAAGGGGCTTGCCGACATTAGCGCGACCGTCACCGGCATCGATGCAAAGTTCTGGGGCGTCACGTGGGCAGTGATACTCGCTGCCGGGTTAGTCGGCCGCGGCTACCGCTTCATCGAACACGCCGCGAAACTCCTCGTGTCGGTGGTCGTTCTCGCCTTCGTCGCGTCGCTCTTCCTCGTGCCCATCGACTTCGGTGTCGCCGCTTCGGGACTGGTCCCTCAAATTCCGGCGGGCGTTGACGGCGCGCTCGTCGCTGCCGGTATCCTCGGCGGTGCTGTCCACATCACGCTCATCACGATGCACTCGTACACGATGCGCGCTCGCGAGTGGACCTCCGGCGACTACGGACTCGCAACTTTCGACGTTGGTATCTCGATGCTCGTCGCCTTCGGCGTGTACAGCCTCGTAATCTTCCTTGTCGCAGCCGCAGTCCTGCACTCGCCGGAGATTGCGGCGGGCGAACTCTCCGCAGTTGCTGCCGCACAGGCGCTCGGGCCGCTCGTCGGGTCGAACGCGAAGTGGCTCTTCCTGCTCGGACTCTGGGGTGCGGCCGCCTCGACGCTCGGCGGCAACACCATCGTCCCACCGTACCTCATTGCCGACAAACTGGGCTGGGGAACCGACGTATCCGACAGTCGCTACCGGGCGCTTCTGGCCGCTGTCGCGCTTCTGTCCGGACTCGGCGCATTCGTCGGCGGCGCGTTCTTCCCGCTTCTCATCCTCGTTCTCGCCTTCGGTCTCGTCGGAACGCCGTTTGCCATCGCGGTGGTGCTCTATCTGCTCAACAGCGACGCAGTTCCGGAACCGAATTCGACGGCCGCGAACGTCGGCGGTATCGCGCTTCTCGCGGTGACGACGGTGCTCGCAGCCAACTTCGTTCGGTCCCGCGCGCTCTCGGACCTCGGCGACCCGATATCCATGTTCATCGTCGTCTTCGCCGCTCTCCTCGGTCTCGCAATGCTTTCGCTGGGCGGGAAGTTCGTCCGAGAATCGGTCTGA
- a CDS encoding SH3 domain-containing protein: MESPKPTRDRRRVVEAYESAYPNPIRVREGDELTIEERPTEWDGWLWCIDTDGREGWIPESYVEKRRQRWVSLEDYVARELTVEAGETLTSHYTVAGWVWCEKPTGETGWVPSENLRSADAFSP; encoded by the coding sequence ATGGAGAGTCCGAAGCCAACGCGGGACCGCCGTCGCGTCGTCGAAGCGTACGAGTCCGCCTACCCCAACCCGATACGCGTCCGCGAGGGTGACGAACTGACGATAGAGGAGCGCCCGACGGAGTGGGACGGTTGGCTCTGGTGTATCGACACTGACGGGCGTGAGGGATGGATTCCAGAGTCCTACGTCGAAAAGCGGAGACAGCGATGGGTCAGCCTCGAAGACTACGTGGCCCGAGAACTCACTGTCGAAGCCGGTGAGACGCTCACCTCTCACTACACTGTTGCCGGATGGGTGTGGTGCGAAAAACCGACCGGTGAGACCGGGTGGGTGCCGTCTGAAAACCTGCGTTCCGCCGATGCTTTTTCTCCCTGA